A window of the Erpetoichthys calabaricus chromosome 10, fErpCal1.3, whole genome shotgun sequence genome harbors these coding sequences:
- the serpinc1 gene encoding antithrombin-III, whose translation MIVLAVLPFVLLCGALANDDICSAKPKDLPLQPMCIYRNLEKKTADDDDPEKIPEATNRRVWELSKANSRFALSFYRTLAEGKSSTGNIFMSPLSISTAFAMTKLGACEDTLEQIMQVFQFDSIKEKTSDQIHFFFAKLNCRLYRKANKSSELISANRLFGDKSLTFNDTYQNISEAMYDAKLLPLNFKQNFEAARITINDWVANKTEKRIQDVLPEGALDSNTVLVLVNTIYFKGQWKSKFAKSNVYSSEFFRTPEDACTVSMMYQETKFRYGKFPDDGVKVLELPYKGDDISMVLILPSEGHSLSAVEGDLTLEKILYWLGGMKVDKTVTVQIPRFRIEDSFSLKAKLQKMGLTDLFDSTRARLPGIVEGLQDEIFISDAYHKAFLEVNEEGSEAAASTAIVATGRSINWNREVFTANRPFLLLIREVSLNTIIFMGRVADPCP comes from the exons ATGATCGTCCTGGCTGTCTTGCCATTTGTGCTTCTGTGTGGCGCACTCGCCAACGATGACATCTGCAGTGCCAAACCCAAGGACCTGCCGCTTCAGCCCATGTGCATCTACCGCAACCTGGAGAAGAAGACGGCGGACGACGACGACCCGGAGAAGATCCCGGAGGCCACCAACCGGCGCGTGTGGGAGCTGTCCAAGGCCAACAGCCGCTTCGCCTTGAGCTTCTACAGGACGCTGGCAGAGGGCAAGTCCAGCACGGGAAACATCTTCATGTCGCCCCTGAGCATCTCGACCGCCTTCGCCATGACCAAGCTGGGGGCCTGCGAGGACACCCTGGAGCAAATCATGCAG GTGTTCCAGTTTGACTCCATCAAGGAGAAGACGTCAGACCAgatccacttcttcttcgccaagcTGAACTGCCGGCTCTACCGCAAGGCCAACAAGTCATCTGAGTTGATCTCTGCCAACCGGCTCTTTGGCGACAAGTCGCTGACCTTCAATGATACGTACCAGAACATCAGCGAGGCAATGTATGACGCCAAGCTGCTGCCCCTCAACTTCAAG CAAAACTTTGAAGCGGCAAGAATCACCATAAATGACTGGGTGGCCAACAAGACGGAGAAGCGCATCCAAGACGTGCTGCCAGAGGGCGCCCTGGACAGCAACACCGTTCTGGTCCTGGTCAACACCATCTACTTTAAG GGCCAATGGAAGTCGAAGTTTGCCAAGTCGAACGTCTACAGCAGCGAGTTCTTCAGGACCCCCGAGGACGCCTGCACCGTGTCCATGATGTACCAGGAGACCAAGTTCCGCTATGGCAAGTTCCCCGACGATGGCGTCAAGGTGCTGGAGCTGCCCTACAAGGGGGACGACATCAGCATGGTCCTCATCCTGCCCTCAGAGGGGCACAGCCTGAGTGCCGTAGAGGGCGACCTCACTCTGGAAAAGATCCTTTACTGGCTGGGTGGCATGAAGGTGGACAAGACGGTCACCGTGCAGATCCCGCGCTTCCGCATCGAGGACAGCTTCAGCCTGAAGGCCAAGCTGCAGAAGATGGGCCTGACCGACCTGTTTGACTCCACGAGAGCCAGGCTGCCAG gGATTGTCGAGGGCCTGCAGGATGAGATCTTCATTTCAGATGCCTACCACAAGGCCTTCTTGGAG GTGAACGAAGAGGGCAGCGAAGCAGCGGCCTCCACTGCCATTGTGGCCACCGGGCGCTCCATCAACTGGAACCGCGAGGTGTTCACCGCCAACAGGCCCTTCCTGCTGCTCATCCGGGAGGTCTCCCTCAACACCATCATCTTCATGGGCCGGGTGGCGGACCCCTGTCCGTGA